From Streptomyces sp. 846.5, a single genomic window includes:
- a CDS encoding UDP-glucose/GDP-mannose dehydrogenase family protein, producing the protein MKLTVIGCGYLGATHAASMAELGHQVLGMDSDVDKVHALNSARAPFFEQGLDDLLAKHTATGRLRFTASYAEAADFGDTHFLAVGTPQLHGEQAYDLSHLFNAVNQLAPFLNRPALIVGKSTVPVGTAARITDLLHTTAPAGQAVRVAWNPEFLRESFAIRDTLTPDRIVVGLHPNGGADETLLRTIYAALLERGTPFIVTDLVTSELVKTAANAFLATKISFINAMAEVCEAAGANVHQLAFALSHDVRIGPAGMQPGLGFGGGCLPKDLRGFMVRAGELGAGQALAFLREVDAINTRRRSRMVDLAREQCGGSLKGKRIAVWGAAFKPNTDDVRDSPALAVAQTLHQMGANVTVYDPMALDNARKLYPQLDYANDATAAVDGAALLLHLTEWPEFSQLDPHQLSDHVASPQVIDGRGTLDPVHWREAGWTYRSLGHS; encoded by the coding sequence GTGAAACTCACCGTCATTGGTTGCGGGTACCTCGGTGCAACCCACGCTGCGAGCATGGCCGAACTCGGCCACCAAGTGCTGGGCATGGACAGCGACGTCGACAAGGTCCATGCCCTGAACTCCGCGAGGGCCCCGTTCTTCGAACAGGGTCTGGACGACCTGCTGGCCAAGCACACCGCAACCGGCCGACTCCGCTTCACGGCCTCCTACGCCGAAGCGGCGGACTTCGGCGACACCCACTTTCTCGCTGTGGGAACACCCCAGCTGCACGGCGAGCAGGCCTACGACCTCTCACACCTGTTCAACGCCGTCAACCAGTTGGCGCCCTTCTTGAACCGGCCCGCCCTGATCGTCGGAAAGTCCACCGTTCCGGTCGGGACCGCCGCCCGCATCACCGATCTCCTCCATACGACCGCCCCCGCAGGCCAGGCGGTCCGTGTCGCCTGGAATCCCGAGTTCCTGCGCGAGTCCTTCGCCATCAGGGACACGCTGACCCCTGACCGCATCGTTGTGGGCCTCCACCCGAACGGCGGCGCCGACGAGACACTGCTGCGCACCATCTACGCAGCGCTCCTCGAGCGTGGGACTCCCTTCATCGTCACTGACCTGGTCACCTCGGAGCTGGTGAAGACCGCAGCGAACGCCTTCCTCGCCACGAAGATCTCGTTCATCAACGCCATGGCCGAGGTCTGCGAAGCCGCCGGGGCCAATGTCCATCAACTCGCTTTCGCGCTCTCCCACGACGTGCGGATCGGGCCGGCAGGCATGCAGCCCGGCCTCGGGTTCGGCGGCGGCTGCCTGCCCAAAGACCTCCGCGGGTTCATGGTGCGCGCCGGCGAACTCGGAGCCGGCCAGGCACTGGCCTTCCTGCGCGAGGTCGACGCGATCAATACCCGCAGGCGGTCCCGCATGGTCGACCTGGCCCGCGAGCAGTGCGGTGGAAGTCTCAAGGGCAAGCGCATCGCCGTGTGGGGCGCTGCCTTCAAGCCGAACACCGACGACGTCCGCGACTCCCCCGCCTTGGCCGTAGCCCAGACGCTCCATCAGATGGGCGCCAACGTCACCGTCTACGACCCCATGGCCCTGGACAACGCTCGCAAGCTGTACCCCCAGCTCGACTACGCCAACGATGCCACCGCTGCTGTGGATGGGGCCGCGCTCCTACTGCACCTCACCGAGTGGCCGGAATTCTCGCAACTTGATCCTCACCAGCTGAGCGATCATGTCGCCTCCCCCCAGGTCATCGACGGGCGCGGAACCCTTGACCCCGTCCACTGGCGAGAGGCGGGCTGGACCTACCGGTCTCTCGGCCATTCCTGA
- a CDS encoding polysaccharide biosynthesis tyrosine autokinase: MDLRDYLRVLARRWRAITALALLGTLLGTCATYTATAEYQATATLFVSLQAGADTVAMNQGNSFAQARVRSYAAVAASPQVTGPVVKSLGLDMTPAQLSGRITADVPLDTVLLHVTVTDTQPRRAARIANAVAARFAEVISDLERPSTARQSPVRLSLTAPATPPDAPFSPHTTLNLALGLLAGLTLGIGLSVLLESLDTSVRNSQALSEFLAGIAGPAVLCSIAYDPQAPRNPLATREDLHGRRAEGFRRLRTNLHFANVDRQTKVIAVTSALPDEGKTSVAVNLAAALAESGASVCLVDADLRRPSIARTLGLVRDAGLTTVLIGIAKIHEVLQGTPSFAVLTSGAVPPNPTELLSTEQLRATLRALAEEFDHVVVDTGPVLPVADASVIAPAVDGYLLVVRAQRTTRGQVTDAIRSLERVGTPLLGVVLNRAPLKGEGGTYGYAYEYQPEYTAATPISRLLGRGRGSRVRPNGPLATAPTGPPPRHAAADEATIIAPSLDRQPHPAAAERSSTR; encoded by the coding sequence TTGGATCTGCGCGACTACCTACGGGTCCTTGCTCGCCGCTGGCGTGCCATCACCGCGCTGGCCCTGCTGGGGACCCTCCTCGGCACCTGCGCCACCTACACCGCCACCGCGGAGTACCAGGCCACTGCCACACTCTTCGTGTCCCTGCAGGCCGGGGCCGACACCGTGGCGATGAACCAGGGAAACAGCTTCGCTCAGGCACGGGTGCGCTCCTACGCGGCGGTTGCGGCAAGCCCCCAGGTCACCGGCCCAGTCGTGAAGTCCCTCGGGCTCGACATGACACCGGCGCAGCTGAGCGGCAGGATCACCGCCGACGTGCCCCTCGACACAGTGCTCCTGCACGTCACCGTCACTGACACCCAGCCAAGGCGAGCCGCTCGGATCGCCAACGCCGTGGCGGCCCGCTTCGCCGAGGTGATCTCCGATCTGGAGCGCCCCTCCACGGCCCGCCAGTCCCCCGTGCGGTTGAGCCTCACCGCGCCGGCCACTCCCCCGGATGCCCCCTTCTCACCCCACACCACCCTCAACCTGGCGCTCGGGCTCCTGGCCGGATTGACCCTGGGCATCGGCCTCTCCGTACTCCTGGAATCGCTCGACACCTCGGTGCGCAACTCTCAGGCCCTGTCCGAGTTCCTGGCCGGGATCGCTGGACCAGCGGTGCTCTGCAGCATCGCCTACGACCCGCAGGCCCCGCGCAATCCTCTGGCGACACGCGAGGACTTGCACGGTCGCCGGGCCGAAGGCTTCCGCCGACTGCGCACCAACCTGCACTTCGCCAATGTCGACCGGCAGACGAAGGTCATCGCAGTGACCAGCGCGCTGCCCGACGAGGGGAAGACGAGCGTCGCCGTCAACCTCGCCGCCGCGCTGGCGGAATCCGGCGCCTCGGTGTGCCTGGTCGACGCAGACCTGCGGCGCCCTTCCATCGCCCGCACCCTGGGCCTGGTCCGCGACGCGGGCTTGACCACCGTCCTGATCGGCATCGCCAAGATCCACGAAGTCCTGCAAGGCACCCCGTCCTTCGCGGTACTGACCAGCGGCGCGGTACCGCCGAATCCCACCGAGCTGCTCAGCACAGAACAACTGCGCGCCACCCTGCGAGCCCTGGCCGAGGAATTCGACCACGTCGTCGTCGACACGGGCCCCGTGCTCCCGGTCGCGGACGCTTCGGTCATCGCTCCCGCGGTCGACGGATACCTGCTGGTGGTGCGCGCTCAGCGGACCACCCGCGGCCAGGTCACCGACGCGATTCGCTCCCTCGAGCGCGTCGGCACGCCCCTCCTGGGCGTCGTTCTCAACAGGGCGCCGCTCAAGGGGGAAGGGGGCACCTACGGCTACGCGTACGAATACCAGCCCGAGTACACCGCGGCGACACCCATCTCCAGGCTGTTGGGCCGAGGACGCGGCAGCCGCGTCCGGCCCAACGGGCCCCTCGCGACGGCCCCCACCGGCCCCCCTCCACGCCACGCGGCCGCCGACGAGGCGACCATCATCGCCCCCTCCCTCGACAGGCAGCCGCATCCGGCCGCGGCCGAACGGAGTTCGACCCGTTGA
- a CDS encoding class I SAM-dependent methyltransferase: MKGIKTKLRGAVEGGPNTLRSVFIAQESRRRSLFEQSVAQLGTGTRNKNNRDQWLAKALADVRTGSRILDAGAGELQYEPLCRHLDYVSQDFAQYDGSGDATGLQTETWDSSRLDIICDITAIPEPDASFDAVLCAEVLEHVPRPIDALQEFARLLRPGGELIVSTPVSSLTHFAPYYFYNGYSRYFYRTHLPALGLEVIEISANGDYFQFVAQEVVRADEVARRYTPRRTSSRLDDWVTLALLRRLRALSAADTGSHELLAHGLHVRARKT; encoded by the coding sequence ATGAAAGGGATCAAGACGAAGCTTCGCGGAGCCGTCGAGGGCGGCCCCAATACCCTGCGTTCGGTCTTCATCGCCCAGGAATCACGGCGGCGCAGTCTCTTCGAACAGTCCGTCGCTCAACTCGGCACGGGTACGCGCAACAAGAACAACCGCGACCAGTGGCTGGCCAAGGCTCTTGCCGATGTCCGCACGGGCAGCCGCATCCTGGACGCCGGCGCCGGCGAACTGCAGTACGAGCCGCTGTGCCGGCATCTGGACTACGTCAGCCAGGACTTCGCGCAGTACGACGGAAGCGGTGACGCGACGGGGCTCCAGACCGAGACATGGGACAGCTCACGGCTGGACATCATCTGCGACATCACCGCCATCCCCGAGCCGGACGCGTCCTTCGACGCGGTGCTGTGCGCCGAGGTGCTGGAGCACGTGCCCAGGCCTATCGATGCGCTCCAGGAGTTCGCACGACTCCTGCGGCCGGGCGGAGAGCTCATCGTGAGCACACCGGTCTCCTCGCTGACGCATTTCGCGCCGTACTACTTCTACAACGGCTACAGCCGGTACTTCTACCGAACCCACCTGCCCGCGCTGGGTCTCGAGGTCATCGAGATCAGCGCGAACGGGGACTACTTCCAGTTCGTGGCTCAGGAGGTCGTCCGCGCCGACGAGGTCGCGCGGCGCTACACACCGCGGCGCACCAGCAGCCGGCTGGACGACTGGGTGACCCTGGCACTGCTCCGCCGCCTTCGGGCCTTGTCCGCGGCGGACACCGGCTCGCACGAATTGCTCGCCCACGGCCTGCACGTGCGGGCGCGCAAGACCTGA
- a CDS encoding family 16 glycosylhydrolase has product MSASRRVIATILAALFILASSEQAFGAVTLKQDLLGPVTSTPDSPFAATMRVHSSACTHVQALGVAVRDAQGNNLDFPGSTGPVVICPAGFKLTTAARSFHAGTYTMFGFYRDAAGYHNFPSKKLTVGQAPGTTPGTGKTPYWSEEFNHPLAWGCRWTASTTSAYQYGNHNPADDKLDWLNPSSVKVANGVATFTARPSSHILENGRQAWDTGLLTTEGSAEGFQIRTGDYVETRVQLPTSIGAWPALWTWKDGNNEIDTFEYHVDNPNLLELTDHINNNQLYWTNTHAVQPGKWITVGVYYGASSHDWYVNGTKIFEDRKPAPPGFSAYLILNLSIVAGTYHPAPTSTDPITFAADYIRVYR; this is encoded by the coding sequence ATGTCGGCATCCAGGCGAGTGATTGCGACAATTCTCGCTGCATTGTTCATCCTGGCCTCCTCTGAACAAGCCTTCGGCGCCGTGACCCTGAAACAGGACTTGCTGGGGCCGGTCACGTCAACGCCGGATTCCCCGTTCGCGGCCACCATGAGGGTGCATTCATCGGCGTGTACTCATGTGCAGGCGCTCGGCGTGGCCGTGCGTGATGCCCAGGGGAACAATCTCGACTTTCCGGGATCAACAGGTCCCGTCGTGATCTGCCCAGCCGGGTTCAAGCTCACCACGGCGGCGCGCTCCTTCCACGCCGGCACCTACACCATGTTCGGCTTCTACCGCGACGCCGCCGGCTACCACAACTTCCCCTCGAAGAAGCTGACCGTGGGCCAGGCACCCGGAACCACCCCGGGAACAGGGAAAACCCCCTACTGGAGCGAAGAGTTCAACCACCCCCTCGCCTGGGGCTGCCGCTGGACGGCAAGCACCACAAGCGCATACCAGTACGGCAACCACAACCCAGCGGACGACAAACTCGACTGGCTGAACCCCTCCAGCGTGAAGGTGGCCAACGGCGTTGCCACCTTCACCGCACGGCCGAGCTCGCACATCCTGGAGAACGGGCGTCAGGCGTGGGACACCGGTCTGCTGACCACCGAAGGATCTGCCGAGGGCTTCCAGATCAGGACGGGCGACTACGTCGAGACCCGAGTCCAGCTCCCCACCAGTATCGGAGCCTGGCCTGCGCTGTGGACATGGAAAGACGGCAACAACGAGATCGACACCTTCGAGTACCACGTCGACAACCCGAACCTGCTCGAACTGACTGATCACATCAACAACAACCAGCTGTACTGGACCAACACGCATGCGGTCCAGCCCGGAAAATGGATCACCGTCGGTGTCTACTACGGAGCCAGCAGCCACGACTGGTACGTGAACGGCACCAAGATCTTCGAAGACAGGAAGCCGGCCCCTCCGGGCTTCTCGGCCTATCTCATCCTGAACCTGTCCATCGTGGCCGGCACCTACCACCCCGCACCGACGAGTACCGACCCCATCACCTTCGCTGCCGACTACATCCGGGTCTACCGGTGA
- the gmd gene encoding GDP-mannose 4,6-dehydratase — MTNRTALITGITGQDGSYLAELLLEKGYHVHGIVRRASTFNTHRIDHLYQDPHDPQARLFLHHGDLTDGTRMANLLEQVRPDEVYHLAAQSHVRVSFDEPEFTGNTTGLGTTRLLEVIRVMGLPCRFYQASSSEMFGATPPPQHEATPFHPRSPYGVAKVYAYWATRNYREAYGLYAVNGILFNHESPRRGLTFVTRKAAVAAARIKAGLQDVVYLGNLEARRDWGYAAEYVEAMWRMLQQDSPDDYVVATGSSYSVQDFVEQCFAHVGLDWRDHVRFDARYLRPSEVDNLVGDGSKAERLLGWRPRVLAPQLARLMVDAEVAALLPHAAAEPASVMRPLLPASGLTVAR; from the coding sequence GTGACGAACAGAACGGCGCTGATTACGGGCATCACCGGTCAGGACGGCTCCTATCTCGCGGAGTTGCTGCTGGAGAAGGGGTACCACGTACACGGAATCGTGCGTCGCGCCTCCACCTTCAACACGCACCGCATCGACCACCTCTACCAGGACCCGCACGATCCGCAGGCGCGCCTCTTCCTGCACCACGGGGACCTGACGGACGGAACCCGGATGGCGAACCTGCTGGAGCAGGTGCGCCCGGACGAGGTGTACCACCTGGCCGCGCAGTCGCATGTGCGGGTGTCCTTCGACGAGCCCGAGTTCACCGGGAACACCACCGGACTCGGCACGACCCGGCTCCTGGAGGTGATCCGGGTCATGGGCCTTCCCTGCCGTTTCTACCAGGCATCCAGTTCGGAGATGTTCGGCGCGACTCCACCGCCGCAGCATGAGGCCACGCCGTTCCACCCCCGCTCGCCCTACGGCGTGGCCAAGGTGTACGCCTACTGGGCGACGCGCAACTATCGGGAGGCGTACGGCCTGTACGCCGTCAACGGCATCCTGTTCAACCATGAGTCCCCGCGTCGCGGCCTCACCTTTGTCACCCGAAAGGCGGCCGTTGCCGCTGCCCGGATCAAGGCCGGTCTGCAGGACGTGGTGTACCTCGGCAACCTCGAGGCGCGCAGGGACTGGGGCTACGCGGCCGAGTACGTGGAAGCCATGTGGCGGATGCTGCAGCAGGATTCCCCGGACGACTACGTCGTGGCAACCGGCTCCAGCTACAGCGTCCAGGACTTCGTCGAACAGTGCTTCGCGCATGTCGGACTGGACTGGCGGGACCACGTACGGTTCGACGCGCGATACCTGCGGCCCTCCGAGGTCGACAACCTCGTCGGCGACGGGTCCAAGGCCGAGCGCCTTCTGGGATGGCGGCCCCGGGTACTGGCACCGCAGTTGGCACGTCTGATGGTCGATGCCGAGGTCGCCGCGCTCCTGCCGCATGCCGCCGCGGAGCCGGCGTCGGTCATGCGCCCGCTGCTGCCGGCATCAGGGCTGACCGTTGCCCGCTAG
- a CDS encoding GDP-L-fucose synthase, which produces MSTTAGEPQTDHRPLDRSARVYVAGAHGMVGSAIWRHLVQEGFTDLIGPSSAALDLRDRGAVFDWFEATRPQVVILSAARVGGIKANASRPAEFLSDNLRIQVNVLDAARQQGITRLLFLGSSCIYPKHATQPIREDALLTGPLEPTNDAYAIAKIAGILQVQAVRRQDALPWISAMPTNLYGPGDNFHPENSHVLPSLIRRFHQAREAGATLVRNWGTGTPRREFLHVDDLARACLLLLERHDGDVPVNVGTGTDLTIQETAALVAEVVDYAGAVTWDANELDGTPRKLLDTSRIQALGWAPQIKLKEGISQTYAWYLEHLAAGTVRI; this is translated from the coding sequence TTGAGTACCACCGCAGGCGAACCGCAGACTGATCACCGCCCCTTGGACCGCTCAGCACGCGTGTACGTGGCCGGGGCACACGGCATGGTCGGTTCTGCAATCTGGCGTCATCTGGTGCAGGAGGGCTTCACCGACCTCATCGGTCCCAGCTCCGCGGCACTCGATCTGCGCGATCGGGGCGCCGTGTTCGACTGGTTCGAGGCGACAAGACCTCAGGTGGTGATCCTGAGTGCGGCACGCGTGGGCGGCATCAAGGCGAACGCCTCCCGTCCTGCCGAGTTCCTGTCCGACAACCTGCGTATCCAGGTCAACGTGCTTGACGCGGCCCGCCAGCAGGGGATCACCCGACTGCTCTTCCTGGGCTCCAGCTGCATCTACCCCAAGCACGCGACCCAGCCCATCCGCGAGGACGCCTTGCTGACCGGCCCGCTGGAACCGACCAACGATGCCTACGCCATCGCCAAAATCGCCGGAATCCTGCAGGTGCAGGCGGTCCGCCGACAGGACGCCCTGCCCTGGATCAGCGCCATGCCGACCAACCTCTACGGGCCCGGTGACAACTTTCACCCCGAGAACTCCCACGTCCTGCCCTCCCTGATCCGGCGCTTCCACCAGGCCAGAGAGGCAGGCGCGACACTCGTGCGCAACTGGGGCACCGGGACACCGCGACGCGAGTTCCTCCACGTCGACGACCTGGCGCGAGCATGCCTGCTCCTGCTCGAACGCCACGACGGCGACGTACCCGTCAACGTGGGCACCGGAACCGACCTGACCATCCAGGAGACCGCCGCCCTGGTCGCCGAGGTCGTCGACTACGCGGGGGCCGTGACATGGGATGCGAACGAGCTCGACGGCACCCCGCGCAAGCTCCTGGACACCTCACGGATCCAGGCTCTGGGTTGGGCCCCACAGATCAAGCTCAAGGAGGGAATCTCCCAGACCTACGCCTGGTACCTGGAGCACCTCGCAGCCGGCACCGTGCGGATCTGA